A genome region from Bacteroidota bacterium includes the following:
- a CDS encoding methylmalonyl-CoA mutase family protein, giving the protein MSDDIGNRFDQWENETLKSVLNKSKERKEIFSTDSKVEIERIYFKEADYLNELGFPGEYPFTRGVYPNMYRGRFWTMRQYAGFATAEESNKRYRYLLDHGTTGLSVAFDLPTQIGYDSDHPIAEGEVGKVGVAIDSLEDMERLFEGIELQRVSTSMTINATAAILLCMYAAIAKKQGADLSKISGTIQNDILKEYIARGTYIYPPQPSMRLVTDTFSWCNKNLPKWNTISISGYHIREAGSNAVQEVAFTLANGIAYVQAAVDAGLDVDLFGSQLSFFFNAHNNLFEEVAKFRAARRLWAKIMRERFGAKNPESMKLRFHAQTAGSTLTAQQIENNVVRVTLQALAAVLGGCQSLHTNSRDEALALPTEESVRLALRTQQIIAYESGCADTIDPVGGSFYIENITNEIEKLATDYIIKIDAMGGAVKAIENKFYQNEIANSAYKYQKEIESKNKVIVGVNEFVSKETIKPDLLKIDHSVRDKQLMKLKELRQKRNSKTVDLAIKKLKEVALSNENLLPHLLDAVECYATIGEISQTLRETWGEYKEL; this is encoded by the coding sequence ATGTCAGATGATATTGGAAACCGATTCGATCAGTGGGAAAACGAAACATTAAAGTCTGTTCTTAATAAATCTAAGGAAAGAAAAGAAATATTTTCTACTGACTCAAAGGTAGAAATAGAACGTATATACTTCAAAGAAGCGGATTATCTCAACGAACTCGGTTTTCCGGGAGAATACCCGTTCACACGCGGAGTTTATCCGAATATGTATCGCGGTAGGTTCTGGACTATGCGGCAGTATGCCGGCTTCGCAACGGCTGAAGAATCAAACAAACGCTATCGCTATTTACTTGACCACGGTACTACAGGATTATCTGTTGCATTTGACTTGCCTACACAAATCGGATACGATTCCGACCACCCGATTGCTGAAGGCGAGGTTGGCAAAGTCGGCGTTGCAATAGATTCGCTCGAAGATATGGAACGACTGTTCGAGGGGATTGAACTTCAGCGCGTTTCAACATCAATGACAATTAATGCCACTGCGGCGATTTTACTATGTATGTATGCTGCAATAGCAAAAAAACAGGGTGCCGATTTATCTAAAATTTCCGGAACAATTCAAAACGACATTCTGAAAGAATACATCGCACGCGGGACTTACATTTATCCACCACAACCTTCGATGCGATTGGTTACAGATACTTTCAGTTGGTGCAACAAAAATTTACCCAAGTGGAACACCATTTCAATCAGTGGCTATCATATCCGTGAGGCCGGATCGAATGCAGTGCAAGAGGTCGCTTTCACTTTAGCAAACGGCATCGCTTATGTTCAGGCGGCGGTGGATGCTGGGCTTGATGTCGATTTGTTTGGTTCGCAATTATCTTTCTTCTTTAATGCGCATAATAACTTGTTTGAAGAAGTAGCAAAGTTTCGTGCAGCAAGGCGTTTATGGGCAAAGATTATGCGTGAAAGGTTTGGAGCAAAAAATCCTGAGTCGATGAAACTTCGCTTTCACGCTCAAACAGCCGGTTCAACCTTAACAGCGCAGCAAATCGAAAATAATGTTGTCAGAGTAACGCTTCAGGCACTAGCCGCGGTGTTAGGCGGCTGCCAGTCGCTGCATACTAATAGCCGCGACGAAGCACTTGCGTTGCCAACTGAAGAATCGGTGCGGCTCGCCCTTCGCACACAACAAATTATCGCTTACGAAAGCGGATGTGCCGATACAATCGACCCTGTCGGCGGTTCGTTCTATATCGAGAATATCACGAATGAAATTGAGAAACTTGCAACAGACTATATCATAAAAATCGACGCAATGGGTGGTGCTGTAAAGGCAATCGAAAATAAATTTTATCAAAACGAAATCGCGAACAGTGCCTATAAATATCAAAAAGAAATTGAAAGTAAAAACAAAGTTATTGTTGGAGTGAATGAATTTGTTTCAAAAGAAACAATCAAACCAGATCTCTTAAAAATCGATCACAGCGTACGCGATAAACAACTTATGAAACTGAAAGAATTACGACAAAAAAGAAATAGTAAAACAGTCGACTTAGCGATAAAAAAACTTAAAGAAGTTGCTCTATCGAACGAAAATTTGTTACCACATCTACTTGATGCTGTTGAATGTTATGCAACCATCGGTGAAATATCGCAGACGCTTCGAGAAACGTGGGGCGAATATAAAGAACTTTAA
- a CDS encoding DUF790 family protein produces MKHKILKWTLDPNDKPLCKDVAQIFQELQNFVGKPLREVTEEIEGINISEKKESIRKLRREIAEYITESFDDELPNNLSPADIRKYIFTSVWDKGHGFITSESGLFMPTSDEIFSTAGKYFNLETKVIEKYFFADIPEEKLLKIKPEVTATDPSSIIRALNSRRLKWKLRKSIGLKLAIPVYTEKNSPYTSIIWSLKKCHLMYDTVQNGNDIVFNVTGPFGLFMHTTIYGNRLAQLMEMLVQETMCSWKVQVDILNRKFAKTISENIETVILDNSMSDLFANKVDITEKFKSSDEEAFMRYITRYSSDLDVSYEGTIIPLKSEEGKHIGFFIPDFVLVNRNTQEQILIEIVGYWREEYLQRKIEKIKLLKDRNLILIVNRNLSLTSSDGENVLSELEFVKIYYYSSRAELKNIARSVVAELDGGNN; encoded by the coding sequence GTGAAACATAAAATACTTAAATGGACTTTAGATCCGAACGATAAACCACTGTGTAAAGACGTTGCTCAAATCTTTCAAGAGTTGCAAAATTTTGTCGGCAAACCCCTGCGTGAGGTAACCGAGGAGATTGAGGGAATAAATATTTCCGAAAAAAAAGAATCTATTCGGAAGTTGCGCCGTGAAATTGCTGAATATATAACAGAAAGTTTCGATGATGAGTTGCCGAATAACTTATCACCCGCCGATATTCGGAAATATATATTCACATCTGTATGGGATAAAGGACACGGTTTTATTACATCCGAGAGTGGGTTGTTTATGCCGACATCGGATGAAATATTCAGTACTGCGGGCAAATATTTCAACCTTGAAACTAAAGTTATTGAGAAATATTTCTTTGCCGATATTCCGGAAGAAAAATTACTAAAGATAAAACCGGAAGTAACTGCAACTGACCCGAGCAGCATAATCAGGGCGCTCAACAGTCGGCGATTGAAGTGGAAGTTAAGAAAATCCATCGGATTAAAATTAGCCATTCCGGTTTATACTGAGAAGAATTCACCGTACACGAGTATAATTTGGTCCCTCAAGAAATGCCATTTAATGTATGATACAGTCCAAAATGGTAATGATATTGTCTTTAATGTTACAGGTCCTTTCGGTTTGTTTATGCACACGACGATTTATGGAAATCGGTTAGCACAATTGATGGAGATGCTGGTTCAGGAAACCATGTGTTCTTGGAAAGTCCAGGTTGATATTCTCAACCGAAAGTTTGCGAAAACCATAAGTGAGAATATCGAAACGGTTATACTCGACAATTCGATGAGTGATTTATTCGCAAACAAAGTGGATATTACCGAGAAGTTTAAGTCTTCCGACGAAGAAGCATTTATGCGTTACATAACAAGATATAGTTCTGATCTGGATGTAAGTTACGAGGGGACGATTATACCGTTAAAGTCGGAAGAAGGGAAGCATATCGGTTTTTTCATACCCGATTTTGTATTAGTAAACCGGAACACTCAAGAACAAATATTAATTGAAATCGTAGGATACTGGCGTGAAGAATACTTGCAACGGAAAATTGAGAAGATAAAACTACTCAAGGATAGAAATTTAATTTTGATCGTAAACCGAAATCTTAGTTTGACTTCCTCCGACGGTGAAAATGTTTTATCGGAATTAGAATTTGTTAAAATATACTATTATTCGAGCAGGGCTGAATTAAAAAACATTGCGAGGAGTGTTGTTGCAGAGCTTGATGGTGGTAATAATTGA
- a CDS encoding YchF/TatD family DNA exonuclease, which produces MFIDSHAHLNSADYKNDIAEVVKRAQDAGVEFIINPGTDLESSKAAIELAEKYELIYAAVGFHPHDAAKASDKLLEDIEKLSHHPKVVAIGEIGLDYHYNYSPQEIQRKVFTRQIEIAQRRDLPIIVHMREAESDTISIVKEEVRKAPNWRSSIPNNRYPAPKGVFHSFSGDASLAWKVINLGFYISTPGTITFKPKHGQKSKLTEVVERVSIEHILLETDSPYLTPVPHRGKRNEPAYVKYVADKVAEIQKLSVEDICRASNLGVYKLFGIGKYPEATIAYKIKNSLYLNITLRCDADCWFCDRQGEALVKGHNLKIRKEPTSAEVIESIGDPKKYEEVVFCGFGEPTIRLDVVKDVGKWVKQNGGKVRLNTDGHGNIINHRNIVPDLIGVIDSVSISLNSTDPTQYGEMMRIDGEKYFPAMIDFAKEAVNLIGDVTMTIVDLTGGDEMNARLFVENEIGAKFKNRPYF; this is translated from the coding sequence ATGTTCATAGATTCACACGCACATTTAAATTCCGCCGATTATAAAAATGATATCGCCGAGGTTGTAAAACGCGCTCAGGATGCCGGTGTTGAGTTTATAATAAATCCCGGAACTGACCTCGAATCGAGCAAAGCAGCAATCGAGTTAGCCGAAAAATATGAACTCATTTATGCAGCAGTCGGTTTTCATCCCCACGATGCAGCAAAAGCGAGTGATAAATTACTCGAAGATATCGAAAAATTAAGCCACCACCCAAAAGTTGTTGCCATCGGTGAAATTGGTTTAGATTACCACTACAATTACTCGCCTCAGGAAATTCAAAGAAAAGTTTTTACCAGGCAAATCGAGATAGCTCAGCGGCGCGACCTGCCAATCATCGTGCACATGAGAGAGGCAGAATCCGATACAATATCAATTGTAAAAGAAGAGGTTCGGAAAGCACCGAACTGGCGCAGCAGCATTCCTAATAACCGTTATCCGGCACCAAAAGGTGTGTTCCATTCATTTTCGGGCGATGCAAGTTTGGCTTGGAAAGTAATCAATCTTGGTTTTTATATATCGACACCCGGCACAATAACCTTTAAACCCAAGCACGGACAGAAATCTAAACTCACCGAAGTTGTCGAGAGAGTTTCCATCGAACATATTTTATTAGAGACTGACAGTCCGTATTTAACGCCTGTCCCTCATCGTGGTAAAAGGAATGAACCTGCCTACGTAAAATATGTAGCAGATAAAGTTGCAGAAATTCAAAAACTTTCAGTCGAGGATATTTGCCGTGCATCGAATTTAGGTGTTTATAAATTATTCGGCATCGGTAAATATCCTGAAGCGACAATCGCTTACAAAATTAAGAACTCACTTTATTTAAACATCACACTTCGGTGTGATGCAGATTGCTGGTTCTGCGACCGCCAGGGGGAAGCATTAGTGAAAGGACACAACCTTAAAATCAGAAAAGAACCAACATCGGCTGAAGTTATAGAATCTATTGGCGACCCGAAGAAATACGAAGAGGTTGTCTTCTGCGGTTTCGGCGAGCCGACTATTCGTCTTGACGTTGTGAAAGATGTTGGCAAGTGGGTAAAACAAAATGGCGGGAAAGTTCGCCTCAATACAGATGGACACGGTAACATTATCAACCATCGAAATATTGTTCCCGATCTTATCGGCGTCATCGATTCTGTATCGATTAGTTTAAATTCCACCGACCCCACACAGTATGGAGAGATGATGAGGATCGACGGTGAGAAATATTTCCCCGCGATGATAGATTTCGCTAAAGAAGCTGTTAACTTAATCGGCGATGTAACCATGACTATAGTTGACCTAACAGGTGGAGATGAAATGAATGCACGCTTATTTGTAGAGAATGAGATTGGTGCAAAATTTAAAAACCGTCCATATTTTTAA
- a CDS encoding TonB-dependent receptor: MNFIKIRIHQWRTKYEIRNKFKIQISLLIFTASLSFAQQYGILKGTVTNKENNQPLPSANVMIKGTLIGTITDFDGNYSVQKIRTGKYILVVSMIGFRKEKISGVVIEAGKEKILNIRLEPAAVQVGQVVITAGKREQGFAEVPASVSVIDPQTFQRRNAITIDDALRQVSGVSLIESQVSIRGSSGYSKGVGSRTLMLVDGIPLLTGDTGELVFESVPTFNVDRIEILKGAASALYGSGAVGGVVNVLTKEIPDLPQTYFRLYGGFYDKPYHPEWEWSSKKQFINGFYVSHSQKFDDLKTLLAISRTEDDGYRQNSRWLRWNLYSKNQYQFTHSKKLKLSFNYIEQRRNNFLYWRNLDSALIPPADQLGDRVISKRFSASSLFTNIVTDRFTYSIKGVWYHTDWRNDVEVMGDRSISNFMDAEVQFNYQMFADHIFTLGVQGNYNRVRSDIFGNRSGFNTAFYLQDEYKMQDDLRFTFGTRIDYSKLDSLKSQFQINPKLGVAYSHDPLTSLRFSVGRAFRTPSASEAFTSTTASGITIIPNPSLKPEKSWNFEVGINRIVSKNINADASIFQTEYDNLIEAKFVSPFTGQFINVTRARIQGLEVSATTSFFENYFLMNLSYTYLKPMDRVENDILRFRSKHLFYVNSVLSYSNLEFGIDFRYISRIERIDKEFTLYIVDAEKRVPTYVIDTHISSIFKFGEVPLRSSFHINNLLQYNYVELIGNVAPIRNFVLRLETSL; the protein is encoded by the coding sequence GTGAACTTTATAAAAATTCGAATCCACCAGTGGCGGACGAAATATGAAATACGAAACAAATTCAAAATACAAATATCGCTTTTGATATTTACAGCATCACTTTCATTTGCACAACAATATGGAATTCTTAAAGGGACAGTTACAAATAAAGAAAACAACCAGCCGCTTCCATCAGCAAACGTTATGATAAAAGGGACACTCATCGGAACTATTACAGATTTCGATGGTAACTATTCGGTACAAAAAATTCGTACAGGAAAATACATACTTGTTGTATCGATGATTGGTTTTCGGAAAGAAAAAATCTCCGGCGTAGTTATCGAGGCAGGCAAGGAAAAAATATTGAACATTAGACTTGAACCGGCGGCAGTTCAAGTCGGACAGGTAGTTATCACAGCAGGAAAACGTGAACAAGGTTTTGCCGAAGTTCCGGCATCGGTTAGTGTGATTGACCCGCAAACTTTTCAACGTCGTAATGCAATTACAATTGACGACGCACTGCGGCAAGTAAGCGGGGTAAGCTTGATTGAATCGCAGGTGAGCATCCGGGGTTCAAGCGGTTACAGCAAAGGAGTCGGCAGCAGGACTTTGATGTTGGTGGATGGCATCCCGCTGCTAACCGGTGATACAGGTGAGTTGGTTTTTGAATCTGTACCGACTTTTAACGTTGATAGAATTGAAATTTTAAAAGGCGCTGCTTCGGCTCTCTATGGTTCGGGTGCAGTGGGTGGGGTCGTGAATGTGCTTACAAAAGAAATTCCCGACCTACCTCAAACGTATTTTAGACTTTATGGTGGATTTTATGATAAACCTTATCATCCCGAATGGGAATGGAGTTCAAAAAAACAATTCATTAATGGTTTTTATGTATCACACTCACAAAAGTTTGACGACCTTAAAACTTTGCTCGCTATCAGCCGGACTGAAGACGATGGTTATCGCCAAAACAGTCGGTGGCTGCGATGGAATTTGTATTCGAAAAATCAATATCAATTTACGCATTCAAAAAAATTAAAGCTATCGTTTAATTATATTGAACAGCGGCGTAACAATTTTCTTTACTGGAGAAATCTTGATAGCGCCTTGATTCCGCCTGCCGATCAATTAGGCGACAGAGTTATCTCGAAGCGTTTCTCGGCTTCATCGCTTTTTACAAACATTGTTACGGATAGGTTTACATATTCAATAAAAGGAGTTTGGTATCACACAGATTGGCGGAATGACGTCGAAGTTATGGGCGACCGTTCTATATCCAATTTTATGGATGCCGAAGTTCAGTTCAATTATCAAATGTTTGCAGACCATATTTTTACGTTAGGTGTGCAAGGGAATTACAATCGTGTTCGGTCGGATATTTTTGGAAATCGATCTGGATTCAATACTGCATTTTATCTGCAAGATGAATACAAAATGCAGGATGATTTGAGATTTACATTCGGCACTCGCATCGATTATTCTAAACTCGATTCACTCAAAAGTCAATTTCAAATCAATCCTAAATTAGGAGTCGCTTACTCACACGATCCGCTAACAAGTCTTAGATTTTCCGTCGGGCGGGCTTTTCGGACGCCTTCTGCTAGTGAAGCGTTTACTTCAACAACTGCAAGTGGGATTACAATTATTCCAAATCCCAGTCTAAAACCTGAAAAAAGTTGGAATTTTGAGGTCGGAATTAACCGGATTGTTTCTAAAAATATTAATGCAGATGCATCAATCTTCCAAACTGAATATGATAATTTGATAGAGGCTAAATTTGTTTCACCGTTCACCGGACAGTTTATAAATGTAACACGAGCACGGATACAAGGTTTAGAAGTATCCGCTACAACCTCGTTCTTCGAAAATTATTTTCTGATGAATTTATCTTACACTTATCTAAAACCAATGGATCGAGTGGAGAACGATATCTTGAGGTTCCGGTCGAAACATCTGTTCTATGTGAATTCAGTTTTGAGTTACTCGAATCTCGAGTTTGGAATTGATTTTCGTTACATAAGCCGGATCGAGAGGATCGATAAAGAATTTACATTGTATATCGTAGATGCAGAGAAGCGTGTTCCAACTTACGTCATCGATACACACATAAGCTCAATATTTAAGTTTGGCGAAGTTCCTTTGAGGTCTTCATTCCATATTAACAACTTGCTGCAGTACAATTATGTTGAGTTAATTGGGAATGTTGCGCCGATAAGAAATTTTGTTTTGAGATTAGAAACTTCATTATAG
- a CDS encoding DEAD/DEAH box helicase codes for MDHLPTLIFYEGMLQLRGEADKDLISIFFKKHPLNYFISPAYKYSEVIKYCEEKRIAIENNAAKFYEVTNITHSESLDPFDFQIKAIEAWEKADKRGMVVLPTGAGKSFMTRLLIARLAIEDAKCSVLVVVPTRVLVYQWYEQLRTAFQQDIGIIGDDIFNPKPITVTTYKSAQIYMATLGNRWKLVVYDEIHKKLSEGKSANAARFCMSPYRLALTATPVSSALALLSDLIGPIVYEKATDDLIENEILSVYRRISVHLKPAKNEIETYYDIRKPIEKVWYRAKAEHRIQDSSWLVRERLYYPDDVDLAQRSLLRAYRYWQSIPSRLARLEEILQNHQNDRILIFTESRYAAYEISKRFLIPAITADIESDERSFYLDAFTKGKCRALVTAKALEEGIDLPEANVAVIIAGRKNSKVETISYIQRRGRVLRKRKSKEALVYEISFALPIKVTNKPAEVNLF; via the coding sequence ATGGATCATCTCCCAACACTTATATTTTATGAAGGCATGCTTCAACTAAGAGGAGAAGCAGATAAAGATTTAATATCTATATTCTTTAAAAAACATCCACTTAATTACTTCATCTCGCCTGCTTATAAATATTCTGAAGTTATAAAATATTGTGAAGAAAAGAGGATAGCTATTGAGAACAACGCAGCAAAATTTTATGAAGTTACAAATATCACTCACAGCGAATCGCTTGACCCGTTCGATTTTCAAATAAAAGCAATCGAAGCTTGGGAAAAAGCCGATAAGCGAGGTATGGTTGTCTTACCGACGGGTGCCGGCAAAAGTTTTATGACTCGTTTGTTGATAGCTCGTTTAGCTATCGAAGATGCAAAGTGTTCTGTTCTTGTGGTCGTACCGACAAGAGTACTAGTTTATCAATGGTATGAACAATTGCGGACTGCTTTTCAGCAGGACATAGGAATTATTGGTGATGATATCTTTAATCCTAAGCCCATCACGGTTACAACTTATAAAAGTGCCCAGATTTATATGGCAACTTTGGGCAATCGATGGAAGCTTGTTGTGTATGACGAGATTCATAAAAAATTATCGGAAGGAAAATCAGCTAATGCGGCAAGGTTCTGTATGTCGCCTTATCGACTTGCACTAACAGCAACTCCGGTAAGCAGTGCACTTGCTTTGCTAAGTGATTTAATCGGTCCGATTGTTTATGAAAAAGCAACTGATGACTTGATTGAAAATGAAATCTTATCTGTGTATCGAAGAATATCCGTTCATTTAAAGCCAGCGAAAAATGAAATTGAAACCTACTATGACATTCGTAAACCTATTGAGAAAGTTTGGTATCGTGCAAAAGCAGAACACAGAATTCAGGACAGCAGTTGGCTTGTTCGTGAACGCCTGTATTATCCCGATGACGTTGACCTTGCCCAAAGGTCTCTGTTGCGTGCTTATAGATATTGGCAATCAATACCGAGTCGTCTTGCAAGGTTGGAAGAAATTTTACAAAATCATCAAAACGACAGGATTTTAATTTTTACTGAAAGTCGTTACGCCGCTTACGAAATATCAAAACGTTTCTTAATACCAGCCATTACGGCTGATATAGAATCGGATGAGCGTTCGTTTTATCTTGACGCATTTACGAAAGGAAAATGCCGTGCCCTTGTTACTGCAAAAGCATTGGAAGAGGGTATCGACTTGCCTGAAGCAAATGTCGCGGTTATTATTGCCGGTAGAAAAAACAGTAAAGTGGAAACAATTAGTTATATACAGCGGCGTGGACGCGTGCTTCGCAAGAGAAAAAGTAAGGAAGCTTTAGTTTACGAAATATCTTTTGCACTTCCGATTAAAGTTACGAACAAACCTGCTGAGGTCAACCTTTTCTAA
- a CDS encoding peptidylprolyl isomerase yields MKTLFLLFVLISAVCFTQTEEEKEQIRRSKIELILKMQDLRTVHDGKLVSFLSDTDDVVREKATFAFGSIQDTTVLHLLIRNLKDKSGAVQSAAAFAIGQTGTILSSKGKIDLETQLIWKQLGNTLVDERLIEELGKFGTEEALNQLMIRYGTLYPRVFVNGLTMSVARFAIRNIYNSDAIKYLTSFINPESPVNWRTMYALMRISSMSENHQEILNEIHNIAPMYKSGDPIVRMNLATLLGRLKDEKYCLDPLQRMANYDRDWRVRVNAIRALANFYLKNNENAVETFKRAFYDENMHIALTALSAFANTNLKEENGNKTVQETFQWLRRIVENPDNTYRWQYQGQASITYAKLVKGKAVDVLRKNFDASRQLLPKIVEALAQTGSFEVADDLLKFSEHKDPLTAAAALEGLQQLCKRQNNKKELIENSYSKIISRLESREIAVVSTAATILRDSIFLRKESVDPLLNALNRLRIPQDTDAIQEIITTLGLLKDEKALKSLRRLLQVPERTIANEAALALKSITGKDYSKDVQLHMQPIYVDYDYKYLDSIRKYPIVKIETIRGDIRIELNADAAPFTVLSFVRLVEKGFFRGTVFHRIVANFVIQGGDPEGTGWGGPGYSIRSEFSPITYEVGSVGMASSGKDTEGSQFFITQSPQPHLDGRYTIFGKVISGMDIVNTIQSDDRVLDLKKIW; encoded by the coding sequence ATGAAAACATTATTTCTTTTATTCGTTCTGATTTCAGCAGTTTGTTTTACTCAAACTGAAGAGGAGAAGGAGCAAATCAGACGCAGTAAAATTGAACTTATTCTCAAGATGCAGGATTTGCGCACAGTCCACGACGGCAAGTTGGTTAGTTTTCTCTCTGATACCGACGATGTTGTGCGTGAAAAAGCTACATTTGCTTTCGGAAGTATTCAGGATACAACAGTTCTACATCTATTAATAAGAAATTTAAAAGATAAAAGTGGAGCAGTTCAAAGTGCCGCGGCTTTTGCAATCGGACAAACCGGAACTATACTCAGTTCGAAAGGGAAGATAGATTTAGAAACTCAATTGATATGGAAACAACTCGGGAATACTTTAGTCGATGAGCGGTTGATTGAAGAACTTGGGAAATTTGGGACTGAAGAAGCGCTGAATCAACTGATGATTCGTTATGGGACTTTGTACCCACGAGTTTTTGTAAACGGATTAACTATGTCGGTTGCGCGGTTTGCAATTCGTAATATATATAACTCCGATGCAATCAAGTATTTAACTTCATTCATCAATCCCGAATCGCCGGTAAACTGGCGAACAATGTATGCGCTAATGCGAATCAGTTCAATGTCTGAAAATCATCAGGAAATTCTGAATGAAATTCATAACATTGCCCCTATGTATAAAAGCGGCGACCCGATTGTACGAATGAATTTGGCAACTTTGTTAGGACGGTTGAAGGATGAAAAATATTGTCTTGATCCGCTTCAACGGATGGCAAATTATGATCGTGATTGGCGGGTGCGTGTTAATGCCATTCGGGCACTTGCAAATTTTTATTTGAAAAACAACGAGAACGCAGTAGAAACTTTTAAGCGGGCGTTTTATGACGAAAATATGCACATCGCTTTAACAGCATTATCAGCTTTTGCAAACACGAATTTAAAAGAGGAGAATGGTAATAAGACTGTTCAAGAAACTTTCCAATGGCTGAGAAGAATTGTCGAAAATCCGGATAACACATACCGTTGGCAATATCAGGGACAAGCTTCGATTACTTATGCAAAATTAGTAAAGGGAAAAGCGGTCGATGTTCTTCGTAAAAATTTTGATGCTTCACGACAGCTTTTACCTAAAATTGTAGAGGCATTGGCTCAAACTGGTTCGTTTGAAGTGGCTGATGATTTATTGAAATTTAGCGAGCACAAAGACCCATTAACCGCAGCTGCTGCATTAGAGGGGTTGCAACAGTTGTGTAAAAGACAGAATAATAAAAAAGAGTTGATTGAAAATTCATACAGCAAAATTATAAGCAGACTTGAGAGTCGTGAGATTGCTGTTGTTTCTACGGCAGCAACTATTTTACGTGATTCAATTTTTTTGAGAAAAGAATCGGTTGACCCGTTATTGAATGCTTTGAACCGTTTAAGAATTCCACAAGACACTGATGCGATACAGGAAATAATTACAACATTAGGATTGCTGAAGGACGAAAAAGCATTAAAAAGTTTACGCCGACTGTTGCAAGTTCCGGAACGAACAATTGCAAACGAGGCTGCCTTGGCGTTAAAATCCATTACGGGCAAAGATTATTCGAAGGATGTTCAATTACATATGCAGCCAATCTATGTTGATTATGATTATAAATATTTAGATTCAATCCGAAAATATCCAATCGTGAAAATTGAAACTATACGTGGCGATATAAGAATAGAACTTAATGCTGATGCGGCGCCCTTTACGGTGTTGAGTTTTGTTCGATTAGTTGAAAAAGGTTTTTTCCGCGGAACAGTTTTCCATCGCATCGTTGCAAACTTTGTAATTCAGGGGGGCGATCCTGAAGGAACGGGATGGGGAGGACCGGGGTATTCAATTCGTTCTGAATTTTCACCGATAACGTACGAAGTCGGTTCTGTAGGTATGGCGAGTTCAGGAAAAGATACTGAAGGGTCTCAATTTTTTATTACGCAATCGCCTCAACCTCATCTCGATGGAAGATATACGATATTCGGAAAAGTTATTTCGGGAATGGATATCGTGAATACAATTCAAAGCGATGATAGAGTTTTGGATTTGAAGAAGATTTGGTGA